A portion of the Macaca mulatta isolate MMU2019108-1 chromosome 2, T2T-MMU8v2.0, whole genome shotgun sequence genome contains these proteins:
- the LOC144339485 gene encoding uncharacterized protein LOC144339485, whose translation MSHTKTTKSVEPPRRPLPSLPFGAVAVQRHACARVPLHTHAAQCVWGAPAGSGIAETARSRRRSNPARRPPRGGNATITVKTNPHPLSPPARLGEAAGRRSSTSRRRRPLAGHPTPVAHTGPRLGAGRGRGRAPLGQCRTPAHCPTAGAANGREASVLLALPPRPRPPQYTMAPEEGPLAARQKGIGLGEK comes from the exons ATGTCCCACACTAAAACCACCAA AAGTGTGGAGCCTCCCCGGCGACCCCTTCCCTCCTTGCCTTTCGGCGCCGTAGCTGTCCAGAGACACGCGTGTGCGCGGGTCCCACTCCACACGCACGCAGCCCAGTGTGTGTGGGGAGCCCCGGCGGGGAGTGGGATCGCTGAAACAGCTCGCTCCCGAAGAAGGAGCAACCCAGCGCGCAGGCCTCCGAGAGGTGGAAACGCAACAATTACCGTCAAGACAAATCCACACCCGCTCTCCCCTCCCGCCCGACTCGGGGAGGCCGCGGGACGCCGCAGCAGCACTAGCAGGAGGAGGAGACCGCTCGCTGGACACCCCACCCCTGTGGCACACACAGGACCCAGGctcggggcggggcgggggcggggccgcgcGCCGCTGGGCCAATGCCGCACACCCGCGCACTGCCCGACAGCGGGTGCAGCCAATGGGCGGGAGGCGTCCGTCCTCCTCGCGCTGCCGCCCCGTCCACGTCCTCCACAGTACACAATGGCCCCAGAGGAAGGCCCGCTCGCAGCACGTCAGAAAGGAATTGGACTCGGAGAGAAATGA